ACCCTTTCTTCTGAACAGCTTTTCCCAGATCATATTTTAACTACTAGACAACAGAATACCATTATTATAGAATAACTTTCATACTTAATGATTTGTGTCCGGCTTGATAGAAAATTGATTTTTTCATTACCTACATATCAATGACTTTACCCCAAGCTATGCTCAAAACTATGCAGTTTTTATAGGCAACTAATGGAACAGGAAGATATGCACTAataatatctatttttaaaatgtttatatctAAGAGGGAATCAGAAAGCATTCTTATGACACTTTATCTTGGTATTTTAAAATTCTGATTTCACAGTTCAAAATCTTACtatcatgttttcctgaaaataaaatcCGAGCTTTGGAGCTTGAAAAtcaacacttggtcttattttgggaaggcctttttttttttttaaagtgcagaaGGTGGTGAGCGTGGGGCCCGATAGGAGTGGGAGCATAGCTATTGATGGCCCCGCCCTCTCCATCCCACGCTCTCGGCATGCCTTGGCCTCCACCCACCCTGACTGCTGGCCCAACTTCTGCCGGGACACTTCTTTGCCATGGCAGCTGCCCATGCTGGTCGCCAAGCAGCTGCCTGTGCTGCTGCTGGCCTCGCAAGGGCTCTTTGCCCTACTGGCAGGGCGAATGGAGGCTGGGGCATGCCAACAGCTTGGCCTCAATTGAGGATACGGGCAAGCAAACAGTGGGATGGAAAGGGCGGTGGCAGTGGTAGTTGCCCAAGCACTTTTCGCCTAGAGAGAGACAAAGCTTTGTGTGCTTGCAAAGGAGACGCTTTGAAATGCAGCTAATCGCTCTGTTTCAAACTGTCCCCTTTGCAAGCACACAAAGCTTTGAGTCTCCACCATTTCTCCGTCTAGTGAAAAATGTTTGGTTGCCTGTGGGGTGCTTGGGAAGAAAGCAAATTGTGTCCCCTTTGCAAGCACACAAAGCTTCGTTTCCCTCTGGGCAAAAAGTGTGCAGCAAAGCCAGGCAGAGGTAGAGGCGATCCTAACGCGCCACCCACTCCGTACCACTGTCTCTCGGCTTGCCTGCAGCTGCGCCAAGCAGTCACCCAGGCATGGCTTTGGGATCACCTGCCTCTCCCATCCCTCATGCCTCTGCCTACTGCTGGTGCCGCCGTGCAAGTCTCCCACGAGCCAGGCAGCCGCAGAGCATGTCTGGATCGCCTGTCCTGTTACCACACGCCTTAagaagcctcccaccgacccgtacgctcccatagagagggacttctcagggtgccgtccaccaaacaatgtcggctggcggcccccaggggaagggccttctctgtgggggctcccacactctggaacgagcttcccccgggtttacgccaaatacctgaccttcggacattccgtcgcgaactgaagacacatctttttatccgcgcggggctggcttaaattggaattaaatttttaaacggggtttttagtatggcaaattttaatatgGTTAAatttactaatttttaaatggggttttttagtatggcaaattttaatcttcaggctaatttaaataagttttttaaattgtattttaacctgtatattgcattgttggttttatcttgcctgtacaccgccctgagtccttcgggagaagggcggtataaaaatcaaataaataaataaataaataaataaataaataaaatttccttaATCTCAAATAAAAAGCAAGCAAGGCTTCTACTAAATAAATTGGTTTGTTCAGTAGGGGTTATCCATGTTTAACTGTTTAAAATGCTGCTTTAGTTGTTATAAGGGACTGAATACTATTTATTGACAGCAAGAGGGGaagaattaaataattatataaagcaGGAACTGAAGTTGGCACCCTTTGGGATTTAACATTCCTTTTTGCTCCTAATCCCACACATTACCTTTTTTCCCCATCCTTGCAATTCGGACAGGTACAAGCCATCCGCCGTCTTTTTTCTCCAGGCTGCAGGTCCCCCAAGAGTGCTTGTTCCATTTGCAATTGGATTTGGGTAGGGTTCAGGCCACTGATGGTTAGATTGTTGCCTGAAACATTCTGTACTGTTAACTGCTGTTGGCCTGCAGAAAGAAGGATGAAGAAATTATGGCTTGGGAATTTCCACTGTTAAAATATGGAGACTCAATTATTCCAGGAAACCTCTAGGCAAACTCGGACTAAAATACCATGTAATATgagttccattttctcttcttGCCTTTTTGGATGTCAGAATTGCACAAGGCTtgaaataaaacccagttcaaGGTTCCAACATTTCATTCCTGCCTGGATCCAGAAGCCCAACTTCTCCTCCCAAATTATTAACATTTATATTATTCCTTGTGTTTACTTCTCTTTACAATATTGCTATCCCACTCCAATACACATTTTCAAACTCGCCACATTTTGAGGGGTTTTCATACCTTTTCCACCCTCAGAAAGATAGAAACTGTAGAATCCTTCACTGCCATCTCCCCAGCAACCAATAATATACAGAACAGAAAGAATGTAATGTTTATGATTACAAATTACAATTACTCAGAAAATAAGCAAAGCATTTCCTAGTAATGATGTGTGATATACATCATTATATAGTGATATAATCTGCCATTGTATTTGGGCATGTCCCCTATTATTAGAATGTAGCAAGAGGAAATCAGTCTTTGGGGAGTATTATTGTATCACAAATTGAAATATTGCACATCACAGGTTTGTTACATCATATTTCCCACCTCCGGTATTGGTGATGGTAACAGGAACACCTTGAACCTGCACACCATTGATGCTGATAGTTTGCATTGCCTGGGCAGCCGCAGCGAGCTGGGCAGCATTGAGGCTGATGATGCCTCCAGCAGGGGCAATCTTTGGCAGAGCACGCTCTTTACGAGCCCCCGTCTTTTTGGTACTCCCCCCTGACTGGGAACTGCGGGGTACAGGGCTGCTGCAGGTTGTGGCTGAGGAGACCGCAGGGGGAGGGGCCATAGTTAGGCCCCCTCCTGAGGCGTCTTGGAGTAGTATTGTCTGTAGCTCACCAGAAGGCGTCTTAAAATAGACCTAAAAAAATGACACAAAAGTGAATCACAGGATGCACCTGTGCATGGAAGGAATATAGAACTTGACCTCCAAGTGAAACTTCCcagccttccccctcccccaagttCTGATAGATTACAAATCACTGTACCAAAACAAATGCATGCCAAATTGTTTTTTATCTCTTGAATGCTTTTATAGGAAACTAACACTTAAATAACATATTTTTAGGGGTGGGGGAAGTAATTGGGCAAATTGTTTTTCCTATTAGAAGAACCTCTAGCCTGTTTGCCCCCAAGAATTCTAGTAATTATGTATTAGTTGATAACTCCAAATTGAGGGTtagttttaattaataaaaatattttttaaaaagtaaaaaaaaaaagtgggggagaaCTTTCAGTGAAATACCTGAGTGGGAACTGGCTCCGTTGTCTGGATCTGGAAGTTTTGTTGGGACTTTTGGGGAACTGTAGGGAGTGTGGCTGAGGCTGCTTGGACTACCCGTAGGGCTTGCTGTGGTATCTGAACTACTTGTTGCTCTTGTTTGGGCTGAACTACTTGCACCTGCTGGACCACAGCTGGCTGCCCAGACCCAGGACTCTGCACAATCAACAGATTGTTCCCTGCCTGGATGATGTTGTCAGCTGTAGTCTCTATTAAGACTGTTTCCACTTGCTCTGCCATAGCCATTGCAGTTGTCTGAGCTTGTGACACCATTTTCTTTCGggattttctgcttggtttggagGGGCTGTCGGGCACAACTTGAGTTTGAGAACTAGTCTCCCCAGCAGTTACAAGATTGCTCACTGGAAGAGTAAGTGTAACATTGCCACTGGTGCCAGTTAACTTGACAACACTACTTGTGTTGTGGAGACTGGATGCTGATGACTTATGAGCTGGAGCTGGCTTTATTGGCACAGGCTTATGAGCTGAAGAAGAGGacgatgatgatgaggaggaagaaggggtgaTATTGCTGGGAATAATCTGTATTTGATTGCCCAAATTTTGCTGCACCTGAATCGTCTGTCCTGATGCTGTTTGGATCTGTGGTACTGTCTGATACTGGATATTGGCAGGAGAACGGGTTCCTTTGCTGATTACAGTTGGGTTCTGGATTGTAAATACTAGCTGTCCACCAGGATATGATGTCCCCAATTGGGAACCTTGGATTTGAAACAGATTTCCTTTTGATGATAGGATTCCAATGCTGTTCTTATTAGAACTTAATGGGAGTGGAGCAGGTTTAATAGGAACCAATTTCCGAGGAGTAGGctgaggaggagcaggagaagtAATTGCTGCTTCTACAGCTGGAGGACCAATTTTGCTACATGTGGCTGCAAGTAGGGCTAATGGAGATGGCTGAGAATCCTACAGGAATGGAAGAGAAAAGGCTTGGGTCAAAGGCAGTAGACGCAAATACTTTGTTTCAGATATAGTACAAGTCAGCTGAAGAATGAGAAAACCCAGATTTTTATAATACAGAATTTGGTCTTTGTATTAAAATAGCACATCGTATTCTTATAACCACAAGTATCAATAGAATTGGATTCAGAAGTGCTATAGGCTCATCAAGTGCAAAGAACTAAAACTTGACTAGTTTAGCATCTATTCCACTAAATTTAAGTTCAGCAAAAATTCTAGCTAACGTGTATtcaaaatatgaataataaatatatatgataGTTTGAGAGATCCAAAATATTCTGTATATAACACCCATACATGGAAGAAATGAAGCATTCCCAAATACTTTAAAAGCTatcattatttattgttattttcttATTCATTCTGAATTTAATACTTTTACAATTTTCAGCAATCAACACCTCAAACTGAATATCCatgataaatattttataaacaaaaattaGTACTCTCTATTAGACTCATACACAATAAGAACTTATATCAGTATCATACACAATGATGGTCATTCACTGACTTTGAATGGAGCTTGAATGGAGAATGGAGCTTGGGTGCCAAGAGAGAACAGAATTATTTAGAAGATAGTCCATTAGTTCTCTAAAGAAACTAATGATTTGAACCCGATTTTTATCAGAAAGACAAAAAACACCATTAATTTACATGAAGTAAATAAGAAGCAGACTTCTCCTAACATTGTCCACTTCTTTTGTTGCAAGGATGGaggatctcttttttttaacctataaTATAGGAAAAGAGATAAGGCAGTCCTCTCCTAACTTGAAAGTAGATCAAATCTTTTTTACTGAGACCTGGCCTGCTGTATGCTGCTGTATTTTACAGTTACACTGTGACCTCTCCTAAAGCTCTGTAAGTTTTATTCAATTCTgccataaagaaaaaaattacagtcaAATGGATATAAGGAACTAGACTTATGTGACAAAATATTGCAGAATTTCGTTAAGTTTCCCACTGGAAGTATGTAAATGATGCTTAGTGGAAAAATGAAGGGAATACAGAATGTAGATGATAAAATAAGTTAAAGAAAGCATGTTGATGAAGGGTTCTTAATTATTTTGTTTACAAATCCTTTATCAGAAGAAAGcatctatattttcttttatgttctgtTTTGTATGCAGTTTTGTGCTTTTCCTTTTCATCGCATCTGTTTGCAGGCTGTACGTGTTCTCCtctgggtcacatgatcagaaggaATAAGAACTTAGAACAGAGCAATCAGCAGTGTTCTTACTTGCTGCCCAACTGCCTCTCCAACAAGCTTAAAGGATATAAACTTCCTTTCTGCAGCCCCAAGCCAGATAgggctcatttttaaaaaatttgatccTTCTTTTATTATTTCTCCTATCACATGAATTTTGGTTTCTTTCTGTTTAGTTTTTTACAGACTTATGTTTTGGATGGACAGACCATCTGTTCAATCCAGGAGAATAGGGAATGCCTGACGGAGGTCCTGCCCTATCAGGAGGTATGATGAAATGACACTGAGCTCAGCATTAATTGCTTTCCTTTGATGACCTTCCAGAGAAGAGTTAAAATCTGATTCATTAGCCactttatataccatatttttcagactataagatgctctgaagtataagatgcacttagcttttagggaggaaaacaaggggaaaaaatctgcctctgcctcccagcaatttacctccttgcagcaaacagcaaagagcctggtcagcttcagcacagcctgatttagcacaagcagctgattggtggttggatcggcctcccggaataccgcctatcagctgttccaggttgcGGGGATCGTCACTGCCCGTCACTGCTGCCTCGCACACCCCCTTTTCGGCTTCTGTGCATCCCGTTTTCAGCTTCCATgcgctccatttttggcctctgtacatcccatttttggcttgttccaggtggtggggattaCTGCCACTGCCGCCTATCCCCGCCGCCTgaatgggccaaaaacaggacacacagaggccgaaaatggggcacacaaAGGCGGTGATATGTAGCAACAGCAATGGGTGGCGATCCTCGCAgcctggtgtcagggttccaagtaacacccccaatgaaatcaaactccaaggcttgaagttcctcaaaactaactttaaaagttggcttccaggtctgacacctggaacagctgataggcggtattccaggaggccgatccaatgaCCAATCAGCTGTTTATAGCTGTTAAGAAGGTAAGTCAAAGAAAATAAGGTCTGGTTAAGATTAAGAAGCACAGGAAATATAGAGTGGTTCTGAAAGGAAGTGAAGAAGTCTAAACATGCATAAAGTGAAACCAGTGAGAGAATGCTGGAGGATGCCTTTAGAGATATATATGGGGCTGGCACTGGTATATCAAGGAGTTGCAATTTGCAATTTGCAAGTTgcaatttgtatataatatacaaatggatgagactattgcttaacacaatgtaagctgccctgagtcttcggagaagagcgggatataaattcaaattaaaaaaaagaatgctaaaTGCTAGTattcaaaaaagagagagagagagagagagagagagagagatgccataAATGCCGTGCCTATGCTCAAATCTAAGGTTGCAATTATTTAAGGAGTAGCTTTGCAATAGTGTGTGTTGTCCATGTGTGTGTAGAGAGTGACTGAGACTCCATCTGTGCCTGATGAGTGGAAAAATGTCTTACTATTCCCTCTATAAAGTGATCTGCTGCTTTATTTCCCTGCATGAGAATAAATGGAATACATAGCAAATGGTTCAACCTTGAATAAGAAAGGAATAAATGATGTTCTCTTAgttgtttaatgtatttatgaATAAATGGACAAGGAATGCATTAGCAAATATTAGATGGCATAttgcagtaaaaaaaatagatctgAATATCAATATAATGAAGATCAAAGCAATTGTATCTGACAGGGAAAATGGAATGATTAATAGCTAATTATATTCAAATGCCAAAAAAACTGGAGCAAATTGATGAATTCATGTAGTTTGGTAGAATAATTACAAAAGATTAGAAAATGGACAGTGAAATTGTTAGGAGATACAAATGTTAGTAGGAAGGTAACAGGTAATCTATTATCAGGAGAATTGTAGAAAGAAGAAACATATCTGTGTCTCGGACTTCGTTTCTGCTCAGCTTGGTTTATGAAAATAAAAGGCTGATATGTCAGAATAAAAAGTAACTTGAATGCAGGGCAAATACAGAATATTATTGTGAAACAAAATAGGGTCAGAAATTATTGGGTGATGAATGAGTAAAGGCTGGGTACAAAAATGagtgacaagtacaaaaaatacaTTCTGGTAGTTTGTTCCTGGACAAATTGGAACTGATTTACATAGCAAATATATGAAGTAATAATGAAGCAACTGCATAGAAGAGAAATCCTGAGAAACTGGGGCTGGTTGCAGTTGATGAGGTCTTTAAAAAGTGaggattttaaagaataaaaaccaAAGAACAATCTCATGACTTAAATATATTTGGCTATTTGTTACTTCCTTTCCTTGCTTTGAATAATAATGTTTACCATGATGGAAATAGATGAAAGGGCAAGCATACAGTataagaaatacacacacacacacacacacacacacacgctaccACTCCAACAAACTTTTCATTATGATGCCGTCATTTCTTAATACATCTATATTTCAAAATACAGAATTTAGAGTCCTACTATCTCTAAGAAAGTAAACTAAAGAAATATCACTCCAAAAACATAAGCAATTCCCATTTCTCCATTTGATTATCTTACTATCTTTCTAATccaaaaggaagatagaagaggaCACAACTCATATCTAGCAGAAATGTACATACTTCCACTATGTCAACCAGGAAGAGGAAGGCTATACCTAAATATTACATGGTGTTTAATGAAACTTGGATTAAATAGCATTCCAAGGTTTTTAATGGAACCCAGAGTTTCTTAGATGCTTGGCAAAGGCTGAAGGTGGgatctccccttctttttttatAGTCCAGTACTTATTTCACATGTATTTTCTGCTTCTCTTATCTGGTAGCCAATAGCatatacaaaagaaaatacttttagTTTCTACCAAATTTTGTAGCCAACATGCTTTCACATATAGTTGACCTCTGGAAGATTAATAAATGAGTTAGTGTCCtagtaaaatgaaattcaaaataaataatatagtttATTAATGAGTTTTCCAGTTAAAATAACTTTCTTTTATGGGGAGAAAGCAAAGAAACATTTTTCACTACAATGCTTTATTAACTTGATTCTTTGTAGAACAGAGAGTTTTATGTTATTATGAGAGTTCATAATCTCATATTTTCTATGTTCCTAAGAGAAATTATTGCACTGACCTTGTGAATCCTTCTGAGTATTTTCAAtgattgttaataattaaaactgtGCATACTTCTTGCTTCAAAAATGATATTGAAGATGTGCTTCAGGTTGGGTAGTATAGCATCTCTTTAAACTTTCAGACTTCTGCTCAAGCTTGAAAACAAATGTGGCTACTTTAAGGAATTGCATTAAAAGTGCAGTCTTTAAAGCAGTTGTGCCTCTTTTCAAGCTCTCATGGAAGCCAAAAAAGACACAGCTACTTCAAAGAGATACTGAATTCATGCTCCAGCACATTTGGAAGTGTATCTTTCAGATCATTTTGAAAGCATGCACACTCCTACCAGTTATTTCTCTGAAAATTCCATTTATAAATACACTGATTAGTAGCCATAAATTTTTATCTATGTTATTCTCCAGCAAATATTTAAATCATCTATACTACTGGTGAATTATACATCTTTAATTGGTCCTAAATTATATAGTTGGGTTGAGGGCAATCCCAGTTGAATCTTTGGACATGCCAAGAATAGTTTTCTTGAACGTGAAAAGAGAAATGGTTTGTCACTGTCTTcttttgggatattttttttaactttgtagtTTAACCTACAGCCCTAGGAACATCTGATGGACACCGTTTATGTATTAACTaattctaaactttttttttttagtggatgCTGCCACTTGTGAATATAACACATGGTAAAAAACTCAAACtgttctcttatttttttctacttccgCCACATGTACTTTGTCACTTGCTCTgccaaattaaatatattttcacttgcaagaaatctttttaaaaatcaagaaattGCTTAGTCCACCAAACCATTTCTAGACAAAGTTTTTAACTAATTGGCAAGTATCACGACATGTTGTTCCAAATATGAATGTTACATATGTATATGAAATAGTATAATGCCTAATAATCCATACTAGAATATAAACACAAGAACCTAAAACACTGACTATAGCATGCAAACATCTTACACAGTATTATAATATAGTTACATTCAAGAACAGCACTGGAATTTGAAATACAATAGCATTATGTGCAATAATCCCTGAACTTTTAGGTAAACTAATTCTTCTCTACAGTTAACACTTTCATCAGAGAATTTGCCATATTGCAAGAGTCTAGgttaaacatttatatttttttaatgcagcCACGCCATCAACAGAAACAACCCACCTGAGCTGCTGAAGCAGCAGGCTGTAAGTAATCACTGGGGCTAACTGCAGCAGTGGCAGCCATACTGTCtctaaatctggaaaaaaaaagtatggtTAATCAATTAATAATCTAAACTGTTTTTCAGTATTGACAGTAAGATTTATAGTGTGTGCAAGAAAGAGATATTGATACGGAATTTCTCATAATATAGCAATCTCAGTTAAAATTATTCACAGTATAAAACTGGAGTACAGAATTGTACCCACAActaaagtatttatttaaatcTATCTTAAGCATCTTTTTGCTAGTGGAGCTGACAGATATCAGAACAATAAAAAGAAGGTTGGATTATAAAGGTAGTGTAAAAACTATTAGAATGGAAAAAATGCAATATATTTGAATTTGGCAGTGATGCCATCAATATTTAGGACTGCTTTTGGGCATATTTATCAcatctggaaagaaaaaaaatatgttttgacCTTCTGCTACCTCATCATAATAGAAACAATCAGCCAAATAACTGCAAGACATAATTTAAGCAAAAGTTTTTACAAATTATGAGCATCAATACAAAACTACAGTATATGCATTGTTTTATGGTGCTTACACATTTGTAGCATGTAATAAGCTTTAAAAAATGGTCCTGGCTTTGATGTATCTTCGAAATATCTATTTTAAATTTCTAAGCagcaattctattctaattatgacAACTGATTCATGGAATTCATGTATATGGGAAATATTCCAAAAGCAAATTTATAGATTTTACAGTTGTGGAGATAAATTTGAAAATGTAGAAATGATTATTAACAAAAGGCAGGAAACCGGgaaaaaaagataacaaaaaataACTTGCAGCCTTCTAAACATTGCTTTATGCATCCTGCAGTCATATGACTAAAAttccaaagaaaaaagagatacaTGCTCATTCAAAGCATGTATGCGAGTACATTATATCTGCCAACATCTTCTCAACTGAACATATCTTTTAAAGTCTAGAAAAAGGTACAGGTTAAAAATTTGCCACCAAATTTGTATTGTATAATACAAATGTCCCTGTGCATTTGGAATTATCTCTTCTTTTCCACCATCCTAATAATACTATATTTGTCCATATCAAGTAGTAGCCTACCCAATACCCATTTAGTTCTTCAAAAAAGTAGTTCAACATATCAAAGAGTGATATGTTGATCAATTAGCAGAGTCACAAGTAGAAGGCTCAATATCGATCCAAGTAGACTATAAATATAATATGGCTCACCAATGTTTCCTACATCCATAAGAGAAGCATGTTTATAAGAAATACAACCAAAATTACAATCAGTTCCTATAATAGGCACAGACATCCTAGATGGCAAATCTAAATGATCACATTTCTTTGCATAGTTCTTCATCAACAATTGTTACCTTTTCAATGGAAGCAAATATATAACTGATAACTATGACTCGTTCTGTCAACTACATAACATTAGGCAAAATGAAATAAGGTTTTGTGAAAGAGGATGAGAAAAATATCCCACTCTGAGCATTACTTTTAACAGACAATTCGGTttctagatatatttatttaaatcataAAATTTGTATGGCTGTCCTTTTTAAACAACTCTGGGCATCTTACAACAGCAATAATGTTCATGTTATGTCAATGTTCATGTGACATAAATTGAAAGGATGGTTCatagcagtggtggattgccccggtttggactggttcgcaaGAGAGTCCACcgacccggacatcatcaggaagcttctgcgcagtcccattgcgaaccggtaataaaggtaagtagaacccacccctggttcataGGCTTTCAAAAGGATAATGGAATAAGAAAATTATATGACTTACTTGTTTTGACAGGATTTTTTCTATGTTCTAACTTTTACATTCATCGCGCATGATGGCTTTGTTTAGATTAAACATGGTGTGCTGAAAGCCCACACCAGAAGctctaatataggtagtccttgagttatg
Above is a window of Ahaetulla prasina isolate Xishuangbanna chromosome 4, ASM2864084v1, whole genome shotgun sequence DNA encoding:
- the SP2 gene encoding transcription factor Sp2 is translated as MAATAAVSPSDYLQPAASAAQDSQPSPLALLAATCSKIGPPAVEAAITSPAPPQPTPRKLVPIKPAPLPLSSNKNSIGILSSKGNLFQIQGSQLGTSYPGGQLVFTIQNPTVISKGTRSPANIQYQTVPQIQTASGQTIQVQQNLGNQIQIIPSNITPSSSSSSSSSSSAHKPVPIKPAPAHKSSASSLHNTSSVVKLTGTSGNVTLTLPVSNLVTAGETSSQTQVVPDSPSKPSRKSRKKMVSQAQTTAMAMAEQVETVLIETTADNIIQAGNNLLIVQSPGSGQPAVVQQVQVVQPKQEQQVVQIPQQALRVVQAASATLPTVPQKSQQNFQIQTTEPVPTQVYFKTPSGELQTILLQDASGGGLTMAPPPAVSSATTCSSPVPRSSQSGGSTKKTGARKERALPKIAPAGGIISLNAAQLAAAAQAMQTISINGVQVQGVPVTITNTGGQQQLTVQNVSGNNLTISGLNPTQIQLQMEQALLGDLQPGEKRRRMACTCPNCKDGEKRLGDQGKKRHICHVPECGKTFRKTSLLRAHVRLHTGERPFVCNWVFCGKRFTRSDELQRHARTHTGDKRFECAQCQKRFIRSDHLTKHYKTHLVTKNL